From Bdellovibrio sp. KM01:
GGAACCATTGTTTCCGCAGGCAACCAGAAATCCCGAGATCAAAATAAAAATTGTTGTTTTTAGTTTCAATCTTGCCATGGCAAACAGATCGGTCGCGGCCCGAAAAACCTTTACAGTTGCGGAAACTGTAAAAAATGTGAACGGCAATGAGTGGATTTTGAGACTAAAAATTAGACGCTAGTCGCGTGAAAAGCACGACTGGAGCGGGCTTCAGAGTGTTGACTCAGAGTGAATGCTCTAGTGAATATTCCGCAACGTCGAGTGAATATCCTGACGGAAAAGTCTCCAGACGGGAGGAAGGCTTGCAATCATCACGGCGAAAATTGCGAAGGCTCCTGTCACTAAAATCATCCACCACGGCCAATTGCTCGCAGTCGGAGCTGGCAGATTGCCTCCTGCTGTCGAGAGAATAATCGGATTCAGTATGAATTCTAACAGGGCTGCCAGTATGATGGCAGAAAAGCCCATCATCAGTCCTTCTGTTATTAATAGACCGGTTAGTTCTGCGCGAGAACGGCCCAGGGCGCGCAGGACTGCGAGCTCTACGGTACGACCTTCCATGCGCGTGTAAAACACCGCCAGCACCGTGAGAGTGCTTGTTAAAAGTAAAATGCCCACAATCAAAAGCTGCAGAGTTTGATTTGAGCCTGACAGTTCTTGAAGACGAGTTTTTTCTTGTTCGACAAAGGCTATTTGCGAGACGGTTCGTTGATTGATCAGGCTCGCTAACGAATCCTGTCCATCAGGCGAGATGTTTAATATGAAATAACTAAGAACTCGGGGTCCCCAGATGGTTTGATACCCCGGGGTGGCAGCAACAGCTGCCTGCGCTGTTGTCAAATTCGTAAAGATTCCTTTGTCCCAGGATTTACCCGTAGGTTTTAGGATGCCGGTGATTTTTAAAGGAAACGCGGCACTGGCAATATTCGATCCATAGATTTCGGCGTGAGTGTAAATATTCTGCCCAACCGTGAGTGACTGAGAGTGCGCGACTTGCGAGCCGATCAATGCTTCTCCGGGATTTTGTGGAAACTGACCATCCTGAAGCTGAGGAGCGGAATCAGAAGGCGTCATCGAAAGTAAAGATTCATCAGTCCCGACCAATTTAAAATCTTTGTATTTCCCAAAAAACAACAGGGGCGTGATGTGAGATACGGTGAATCCATTTTGAAACTTTGATTGGTCTTCGAAAGAAATATCTTTCTTCGCCTTCAAAGTTTCGTAAAGATTTTGGGGAATATAATTTGGAACCTCGCCCTCAAAATTAAGAGCTCCCAAAAGAATATCAATTCCCCCGGATTTCGCACCCACGATGGCATCGCCTTGTGGTGCCAAAGTATCAAAACGCGAGTGAGAGAGAACTTCGAGTTTCAGCAGGACCGTAACCGCTGCAATGGCAATGGCCAAGGATAAGACTGTGATCGCCGAAGTTAGAAGGTGCCGTTTGAGATAAAGATAGGAAAGTCGCAATAAACTCATTTCACGATCTCCCTCATATCTAGAATGCGGGTGAAGTATTTTTCGACGCGGTGATCATGGCTGACCATAATCACGGACGGATGGTGCGAGCCCTCGATTAAAAGCTTCATTACTTGTTCAGCGTTTTTATCATCCAGACTGGAAGTGGGTTCGTCGGCCAAGATATTCGCGGGTTTTAAACCCAAGGCACGGGCGACGGCGATTCTTTGTTGTTCACCCAGGCTCATGCTTTGTGTGCGGCTAAAGGATTTGTCTTTCAAGCCTACGGCGCTGAGCATTTCCAAAGCGGCGTTTTTATTTAAGCCTACCAGTTCCAAATTTTCTGTCGCAGTTAAATAGGGCAGGAGATTTAGATTCTGAAAAATTAGCGACATGTTCTCTTTGCGAAGTTGGCTGATTTTACTTTCTGAAAGTTTCGCCAGGGATTCTCCATCCCAAAAAATCTCACCGAAGTGGGGAGTGTAAAGTCCCGCCAGCAGATGCAAAAGTGTTGTCTTGCCAGTACCACTGGGACCTTTGATCAAAACTCTCTCGTGACTCGCGATGGTCAGTTCAGGCAGTTTGAAAAATGGCGTGATGATATTCTGCAGACGAATTTCCATAGCCCTATGCTATGCGTGGGTTACTTCAAGTTCAAATAATACTTACGCTCTTTCTCGGGGAATTTTTCAATAGCATAACGAAGCATCGTGCGCGGCATTTGGGTCGCGTATTTATCCAAGAATTTTCTCTCGGCTTTGGCGTCACGATTTCCCACTTCACGTAGCATCCAGCCGACTGCTTTGTGAATCAGATCGTGTTCATCGTGTAAAAGGACTTCCGCGATTTTGAAAGTGTCGGCAAAGTCTTTTTGGCGCAGGAAATAGAACGTCGACATGATCGCAATTCTTCGCTCCCACAGATTTTTTGATTTCGCGTATTTGAACAGAATCGCGCGGTCTCTTTCAAACAAGTAAGGCCCCAAAACAGCCGGGGCAATGGTGTCCACCAAGTCCCAGTTATTGATGCCTTTCCTATGTTTAATTAAGAACTTAAAAATGCGGGTTTGGCCGGTGGCATTTTCCTTAGGAAACCTCTGTGACAGAACTAGTAAGGAAATGAGTCGCTCCTCATGAATCGGGGATTGGAGTAGCGTTGCAAGCTCTGAGAAAGGTAAGTCCTTGAAAGTCTTGGCAAGATTGCGGCTTTGGCCCACAGTAAGCCCCAAAAAGACGTCGCCTTCAGCATATTGTCCCGGGCCGGTTTTAAAGAATCTCTGTAATACAGGCACCCGTGTTTTGCTTTGCAGGCGCCGAATTTCTTTTTGTATTGTCATGATTTGATCATAATCCATTTTAATCACCCGCGTCGATGGCGTTTTGATAAACAACAACGCTTGATTGGAGTCATGGTCTTCATTAGGATGCGCCTCTATTCTTTAACAAATTTGAATACTAAAAAACAGGAGAACAAAATGAAAAAGTTTATGATGATGCTTTTGTCTTTGAGCTTTGTTGGTACGACAGCAATGGCGTTCGAAGGTGCATTCGTTCCTAATGAAGATGGCGCAACAGTTCAACCATTGAGAGGCATTTGCCCGGCTAAACCAGTTAAAAATGGTAACTACTGTAAACCAGTTGGCAACTCTTGCCCATCTGGCTACGACCAATTTGCAAAACTTTGCTGGGGTGGTTGGAAAAAAGGATTCTACAAATGTGGTATCTCTTGTAAACCTAAAGAACAATGCGGTTGGAACCCACACGGTGACTACCGTTGCGGTAACCCAGGTTACGGTCCAAACCCTGGTCATCACTTCTCTGCGATCTCTGGCGTTTTGAAATTGAATGAAGAAGGCGCAGTTGAATTGAAAGCTGCTAAAAACATCTGTGAAGTTCAAGGTTCTGTTCATGGTGACAACGATCATTGGACAGTTTGCCGTCCCGCTGACGGTGTGAACTGTGCTCCGGGTTACAAACGTATGAATAAATACTGCATTGGTAACTGGAAAAAACCTTTGTACCGTTGTGGTTATGTTTGCGAAAAATCTCGCAATGCTAACGACGATGGCAACGGTGGCGGCATTAACTAGTTAGTTGAATTTTTAAGGCTCCCATTCTGGGGGCCTTTTTGTTTTTTCGGAGAAGATATGAAAAAAATGATGATGATGATTTTGTCTTTGGGATTTGTCGGTACAACAGCAATGGCTTTTGAAGGTGCTTTTGTTCCAGCTCTTGATGGCAACGCGAGCGTTCAACCTTTGAAAGGTACTTGCTCTGCGGAACCAACTCCAGGTGGCAACTATTGTAAACCAGTTGGCAACTCTTGCCCTGCAGGTTACGACCAGTTCGCAAAACTTTGCTGGGGTGGTTTGAAGAAGGGTTTCCACAAATGTGGTATCTCTTGTAAGCCAACATCCCAATGTTCATGGAACCACACTGGTGACTACAGATGTTCTCGCAGTCTAGAACATGCTGGCGATCGCGCTCACAACTTGTCTGCCGTTTCAGGTGCTTTGCAATTGAATGCAGAAGGTGGCGTGGATCTTTTGAAAGCTAAAAGAACTTGTGAAGACATGGATCCAAGCGAAGCCTACGAAGGTCAAACTTGTACTCCAGCTGATGGCAACACTTGCTACGCTCCCTACAAGCGCATGGCTAAATACTGCTTTGGTGGTTGGAAACGCCCGTTGTACAAATGCGGTATCGTTTGCTCGGTTCCTCGTAAACCAACTCAAAACTAAGATCGTTTGATCTTTAGTTTAAAGGCTCCGTTCCCGGAGTCCATGAAGCCTGTTCAGAAATGAATGGGCTTTTTAAATTTCGCAAGGGCACGGAGTGTGGCCCTTTGAACAAACTCACCTAATAGAACGAATCTAATGACTGCGTCTATTTACAAAAAACTTCTTTTGGATCCACGCCGTCTTAATAACGGCCATCGTGTTCTCTCGGCGGTGGACGTGGAGCAGGATTTGCATCTTTTGCTTTGTGCGCTGGAGAGCGCTTACCCCGCAAAATGGATTATGCGTCCTGAGCAGTGGGCGGAGGTTCTTCAAAAAATAAAAGCGGTTCAGTTAGGGGCGAGCGTATACAATGATGTATTCGGTTCTGTTCTTGCGGATATTCTTTGGCAGATTCCCGATGGCCATTTGGCCGTAAAACTTGACGGTCAAATCCTGGGCAAAGAGTTTCACCGACAAACAAGGCAGCCCACGACGGGTCGCAATCTTAACGATTCCACTTCATGCACAGCGTGGAAAATTGAACAGAGAAGGACCGCGAAGGGCACTGTTTCAATTCTTGCAATTTCCCATTTTCCGCCCGCCTCGGATTCTCAGTGGTTGGGATTTTCTGAAGCTGTTTGTAGGACCTTGGATTCATCTGCTGTTATCGTCGACTTGCGCGGAAATAGGGGTGGCGATGATGCCAAAGGCTTCGAGCTCGCTTCGATTCTTCTGGGGCGAGAGCTGGAGATGGATTGGGTCCGTGAAGTTGCGTGCGAGACGGCGGAGTCTTTAGCTCTTCAGATAAATACTTACGAGCTGATTATTTGGAACAACTATGATTCTAAAGATAGAGTTGCTCCTGTCGAGCTAACGAAACATCTTGAATCATTAAAAAGTAAAGCGAGTGTGCTGGCGATCAATCCATTGGGTGACGGAAAAGTTGTTGTTGAGCAGATAGTGGGAGATGCATCTGAAACTTCATTGGCATTCAATAAAAAGATTTTCGTTTTGGTCGACGCCGTGACGGCTTCAAGTGGCGAGTGGACGGCGCTTTATTTAAAACGGCATCCGAATACAGTGATTGTTGGCGAGAATACTCATGGTATGATTCACTTCGGGAACTCGGGTTCGCTTTATTTGCCACAGAGTGGTCTGAGCATAACGTTGTGTATGAAAATCAATGAGCTGATGGATGGGCGCTTTTTTGAAAAAACGGGGATTAGTCCCGATATTCATGTCTCGAATAAAGATTCTCTCGGCCATGTTTTGGATTTGGGTGTGGAATGACTATTAAAAACTTTATTTACGGTTTTTGGCTTATTGCCTATACCGCACTCTCTTATTTCTTCTTTGTAGAGGGCGATTATAAAGTATCGTTATACGGTTGGCTGGGGCTGATGGTTTTGGTTACAACAGTAAAGCCTTTGCGGGAACATGCAGTTTTTTTGTTTGTGGTGGGCGCTTGTTTTGCAGTGGTGAATCTGATTCACCGCTTTGTTCCTTGGCTGGGTTGGCCTCTTGATTTTTATTTGGCTGCCATTGTTGGTTTTTTGATTTTGCGCTTTGGTTTCCGTAAGCCCACGGAAAAGCTGAAATGGTCGTTTTCATTTTCAAAGGCGGAGTTGCTTTCGATTTTACTAATCAATATTCCCTCCGTGGCTATTTTGATTTGGTATTATCAAGCTCACCCGGAAGTGGCTGAGATGTGGCCGAAACTTTATCTGCCATGGTGGTCTTTGCCGTTTGTGGTTTTGTTGATTGCGGCAATGAATGGTTTGCGCGAAGAGATTTTCTATCGCGGGTTATTACAGCCAGCATCCTCGAAAAATTCACCCATCTGGTATGTCATTGGCCTGCAAGCAGTACTGTTTGGATTCTTGCACTTTGCGGGATCATTTCCTCAGGGCTGGCTGGGGGTTGGAATGACCGCGGTCTGGGGCGCGGCCATCGCTATTCAGTACCAAATTTTTAAGTCGATTTCGCTTTCTTGGGTTACACATGCGATAGCCGATGCAATCATGTTCAGTATTATCCTTTACGTGCGGACGTGACGCAAAAAATGAAGGATTACAGAATAAATGAGTGACAAGAACGGCGTGTCAGATCTTATTCTCTGTGAACTCAAAAAATATTTAGGAGGTCATTGTGAAGTTTTTGTCGACACTCGTGTTGATGGTCGCATTCCTTGGGTCTGCAGCCCATGCCTATGAAGGAACTATGCATTTTGCTGCGGATGGTTCCGTAGTTATCAAGCCTTTGGCTGTGAAATGTACGCCAGATATCGCAGATCAGGACAATGCGCCTAGTTCTTGTGTGCCTACTTCAAAAGACTGTCCAGAGCATTACACATACTCAAGAAAATACTGCTGGGGCGGTTGGAAACGTGGATTCTATCACTGTGGATACGCTTGCAATCGTAAAGCTGAGTGTGAGTGGGGCCCCCATGGCGACTACAAGTGTGGTAACCCAGGCAGCGGCCACAATCATGGCAGCAACGCAGGTCGCGGTTAGTTTTAAGAATGTTTCTGAGCGTAGCTAAATAGCGCGATGGACGCCGCCACAGTGGCGTTGAGAGATTCAACGCCGTCTGTGGGTACCGACAGACGATTAAGGCCTTTGATGCCGCTAAAGCCGGGGCCTTCTTCGCCAATCACCAGGCGCAAGTTTTTTGGCCAGTTGAACTTCGCAACATTTTCGCCCTTCATATCCAGAGCATAAAGATCGCTGTTCGTTTGGATGAGTTCCAAAAATTTACCAGCTTTGAATAAAGGAAGTTTCAATAGAGCTCCCGCTGAAGCTTTGATGGCTTTCGGATGATACGGGGAAGAGCTTTCTTCAGTCAGAATAATCTTACTAACTTTAAAAGCCACTGCGGAACGCGCTAAAGCGCCCAGATTGGAAGGATCTCCGAGGGGAGCGATAACTTCCAAGCCTTCTACTTTTGCGGCAGCATTCAAAGGCTCAATTACTTTTGGCTCCAAGACCAAAAGATTGAAGTGAGTACCCACGACGTCCACTTCGTTAAACATTGCTTTCGGAAGTTTATAAACAGGGATGCGCTGAGTTTTTGAAACGGCGTGAGTTAACGTCACGGATTTCAAATCTTCATGCACGATTTCGGCTTTGATTTTATAATTTGGATTGACTAAGAATTCTTGAATCAGCTTTTCGCCCATCAAGATAAATTCACCGTGTTTTTTGATTCCACGTGACGAAGCTAAATCCGTCCAGCGACGAAAGTGTTCGTTGGTTTTAGAAGAAATCTCGATCATTTGTAAACCGCCCAACGTTTTTTCTCTTCAGGGGAAAGTTCTTCAAATAACATTTCTTCGCCTTCGTCGTATTCCGGCAAAGCCATGTGTTTGATTTTTTCATAAACTACCATACGGCGTTCATGGGGAGTGTGAGGTAAAGAGTACGCTGTGTCTTCAACCAGTTTGAAATATTCAGACCAGTTTTCTTTCGCCATTTTGATTTCAGGGTCCACACCAGGGCCCTTCATGAAATACACGCGGCCACCGATATTCAGGCAGTTGATAACATTGCCCAAGGTGTTGCCGATATCTTCCACAGCGCGAGTGATCGCACCATTCACAGGGTACACGCAATGCTTGTTGATATTACGACCCAGGATATCCAGTTTTGGAAGTTTCATTTCTGTGCGCACATGCTTCAGGAATTCCACACGGCGTTGCACGCCTTCGCCCAAAAGAATTTGTTCGTTCGGGTACATGATTTTAAGAGGAATGCCAGGGAAGCCCGGGCCCGTGCCGACATCCAAAAGCGGAAACTGAAGTTTAGTGTGCTTCATGATGATGATGGAGTCGATAAAGTGCTTAATCGCAATGTCTTTTAGTTTTAACAAACGCGTGAAGTTTTCTTTTTCTTGGTTGAGCATCAACAGGCGATAGAATTGTGCCAGCTGCATGCGCTGCTGATGGTTGACCAAATCGAAATCATGATTGCGAAAGATATCAGCCAAGCGATCGTTGGCTTCATTCACTTCAAAAATAGATTCTGGTTTTTTATGGCGTCCCTTTTGTTCAGAAGGAGCGGCGGCCGCAAACTTTGCGCCGATCGCTTGGGCGCGGGCTTCTTGGCGGGCTTTATAGGGACTGTAATTGGTTTTATTTTTATGTGCCATGCAGGGTCGCAGTTATACCCCTTTTTCCCATAAGATAGAAGGACTTAGCTGGTTTTATGGGGAATTCATAGGGGAGAGGAAAACTCCCCTGTAAAAAGCCCCTGGCGGCTCGGCGATTTGTCGTCAAATTAGACACTATTGAGGGGTGGCAATGCTTTTTCCGGCTTAATAATAAATGCTACCCCGTCGTCAATATGAGGTTCATGATGAACCTATATTTTGAGGGGATTCATCTATGGCAAAAGCAAACGACATCTCTAAAACCAGTCATCTGGAAAAAATGGCCTCTGGGGTAACGAATTGGGCAGAAAAGTGGTTTCCAGATTCTTATATTTTCGCGGTCCTTGCCATTGTCGTCGTAAGCCTGGGGGCTTTTGTGGCTGGGGTTTCCCCTAAAGCCGTGGCCACTTCCTTTGGGGATGGCTATTGGAGTTTGATCCCTTTCACGATGCAAATGGCGATCGTAACTATTTCTGGATACATCGTGGCGTCATCGCCTCCCGCGGGAAAACTGATCAATAGGCTGGCAAAACTTCCTAAGACGGAACGGCAGGCGGTGGCTTATGTGGCCTTCTTTACGATCTTAGCCTCTCTTTTAAATTGGGCGTTCAGTTTAGTATTTGGTGGCCTTTATGTCAGAGCGATCGCTCGTCGCAAGGATTTACGTGTCGATTATCGTGCGGCAGGGGCCGCGGGATATTTGGGCTTGGGAGCGACTTGGGCCTTGGGGCTTAGTTCTTCGGCAGCACAGTTGCAGGCCAATGTTGATAGTATTCCGAAATCATTGCTGCCAATTACCGGTGTGATTCCTTTTGCGGAAACGATCTTTTTGCCGCAGTCCCTGATTATGTTGGCAGTGCTCTTGATCGTATCGGTCGTAATTGCATACTTGTCAGCGCCAACTCGCGAGCGCGCGGTGACGGCGCAGGATCTGGGGATCGATGTGCAAGATGACGTCGAGAAATCCATCGCTCCACCGAAACAGCCCGGTGAATGGTTGGAGTATTCTCCGATT
This genomic window contains:
- a CDS encoding ABC transporter permease; protein product: MSLLRLSYLYLKRHLLTSAITVLSLAIAIAAVTVLLKLEVLSHSRFDTLAPQGDAIVGAKSGGIDILLGALNFEGEVPNYIPQNLYETLKAKKDISFEDQSKFQNGFTVSHITPLLFFGKYKDFKLVGTDESLLSMTPSDSAPQLQDGQFPQNPGEALIGSQVAHSQSLTVGQNIYTHAEIYGSNIASAAFPLKITGILKPTGKSWDKGIFTNLTTAQAAVAATPGYQTIWGPRVLSYFILNISPDGQDSLASLINQRTVSQIAFVEQEKTRLQELSGSNQTLQLLIVGILLLTSTLTVLAVFYTRMEGRTVELAVLRALGRSRAELTGLLITEGLMMGFSAIILAALLEFILNPIILSTAGGNLPAPTASNWPWWMILVTGAFAIFAVMIASLPPVWRLFRQDIHSTLRNIH
- a CDS encoding ABC transporter ATP-binding protein; its protein translation is MEIRLQNIITPFFKLPELTIASHERVLIKGPSGTGKTTLLHLLAGLYTPHFGEIFWDGESLAKLSESKISQLRKENMSLIFQNLNLLPYLTATENLELVGLNKNAALEMLSAVGLKDKSFSRTQSMSLGEQQRIAVARALGLKPANILADEPTSSLDDKNAEQVMKLLIEGSHHPSVIMVSHDHRVEKYFTRILDMREIVK
- a CDS encoding DNA alkylation repair protein gives rise to the protein MTIQKEIRRLQSKTRVPVLQRFFKTGPGQYAEGDVFLGLTVGQSRNLAKTFKDLPFSELATLLQSPIHEERLISLLVLSQRFPKENATGQTRIFKFLIKHRKGINNWDLVDTIAPAVLGPYLFERDRAILFKYAKSKNLWERRIAIMSTFYFLRQKDFADTFKIAEVLLHDEHDLIHKAVGWMLREVGNRDAKAERKFLDKYATQMPRTMLRYAIEKFPEKERKYYLNLK
- a CDS encoding S41 family peptidase translates to MTASIYKKLLLDPRRLNNGHRVLSAVDVEQDLHLLLCALESAYPAKWIMRPEQWAEVLQKIKAVQLGASVYNDVFGSVLADILWQIPDGHLAVKLDGQILGKEFHRQTRQPTTGRNLNDSTSCTAWKIEQRRTAKGTVSILAISHFPPASDSQWLGFSEAVCRTLDSSAVIVDLRGNRGGDDAKGFELASILLGRELEMDWVREVACETAESLALQINTYELIIWNNYDSKDRVAPVELTKHLESLKSKASVLAINPLGDGKVVVEQIVGDASETSLAFNKKIFVLVDAVTASSGEWTALYLKRHPNTVIVGENTHGMIHFGNSGSLYLPQSGLSITLCMKINELMDGRFFEKTGISPDIHVSNKDSLGHVLDLGVE
- a CDS encoding CPBP family intramembrane glutamic endopeptidase — protein: MTIKNFIYGFWLIAYTALSYFFFVEGDYKVSLYGWLGLMVLVTTVKPLREHAVFLFVVGACFAVVNLIHRFVPWLGWPLDFYLAAIVGFLILRFGFRKPTEKLKWSFSFSKAELLSILLINIPSVAILIWYYQAHPEVAEMWPKLYLPWWSLPFVVLLIAAMNGLREEIFYRGLLQPASSKNSPIWYVIGLQAVLFGFLHFAGSFPQGWLGVGMTAVWGAAIAIQYQIFKSISLSWVTHAIADAIMFSIILYVRT
- a CDS encoding RNA methyltransferase; amino-acid sequence: MIEISSKTNEHFRRWTDLASSRGIKKHGEFILMGEKLIQEFLVNPNYKIKAEIVHEDLKSVTLTHAVSKTQRIPVYKLPKAMFNEVDVVGTHFNLLVLEPKVIEPLNAAAKVEGLEVIAPLGDPSNLGALARSAVAFKVSKIILTEESSSPYHPKAIKASAGALLKLPLFKAGKFLELIQTNSDLYALDMKGENVAKFNWPKNLRLVIGEEGPGFSGIKGLNRLSVPTDGVESLNATVAASIALFSYAQKHS
- a CDS encoding 16S rRNA (guanine(527)-N(7))-methyltransferase RsmG, whose product is MAHKNKTNYSPYKARQEARAQAIGAKFAAAAPSEQKGRHKKPESIFEVNEANDRLADIFRNHDFDLVNHQQRMQLAQFYRLLMLNQEKENFTRLLKLKDIAIKHFIDSIIIMKHTKLQFPLLDVGTGPGFPGIPLKIMYPNEQILLGEGVQRRVEFLKHVRTEMKLPKLDILGRNINKHCVYPVNGAITRAVEDIGNTLGNVINCLNIGGRVYFMKGPGVDPEIKMAKENWSEYFKLVEDTAYSLPHTPHERRMVVYEKIKHMALPEYDEGEEMLFEELSPEEKKRWAVYK
- a CDS encoding short-chain fatty acid transporter, which encodes MAKANDISKTSHLEKMASGVTNWAEKWFPDSYIFAVLAIVVVSLGAFVAGVSPKAVATSFGDGYWSLIPFTMQMAIVTISGYIVASSPPAGKLINRLAKLPKTERQAVAYVAFFTILASLLNWAFSLVFGGLYVRAIARRKDLRVDYRAAGAAGYLGLGATWALGLSSSAAQLQANVDSIPKSLLPITGVIPFAETIFLPQSLIMLAVLLIVSVVIAYLSAPTRERAVTAQDLGIDVQDDVEKSIAPPKQPGEWLEYSPILTILVVALGFWWLAQEFANKDVILAISNLNTYNFLFLMLGMLLTWRPKRFLHSVAKSVPSVAGILIQFPLYGSIAYILTKAPGADGQTLSHHISNFFVSISTKDTFSALMGVYSAILGFFVPSGGGKWIIEAPYLMQAANELKVHLGWTVMVYNAAEALPNLINPFFMMALLGVLGLKARDIVGYTVTQLVVHAPLVIFMLWALGETLTYHPPMIP